A DNA window from Mesorhizobium sp. C432A contains the following coding sequences:
- a CDS encoding NAD(P)-dependent oxidoreductase, with amino-acid sequence MPEGQFKDGIAGGRLAADQYAENFSDLHPPLDHHEALVESDRCYFCYDAPCMNACPTSIDIPLFIRQISTGNPIGSAKTIFDQNILGGMCARVCPTETLCEEVCVREVAEGKPVQIGRLQRYATDVAMAEHKQFYSRAESTGKSVAVVGAGPAGLAAAHRLARHGHEVTILEARLKAGGLNEYGIAAYKSIDNFAQAEVDYVTGIGGIDIQNGRALGRDYRLSDLIRNYDAVFLGMGLGGVNALRADGEEAGGVVNAVEFIAELRQASDLASLPVGRRVVVIGGGMTAIDAAVQSKLLGAEEVTICYRRGQEHMNASEFEQDLAAANGVTIRHWLQPKRVIVEGGKVSGIELEYTAMNGDSLVGTGERLTLTADQVFKAIGQSFVPAALNGSGAAIELEAGRIKVDAEGRTSLANVWAGGDCIFGGDDLTVSAVAQGRDAAESINRSLTQG; translated from the coding sequence ATGCCAGAAGGCCAGTTCAAGGACGGCATTGCCGGCGGCCGGCTTGCCGCCGACCAGTACGCCGAGAATTTTTCCGACCTGCATCCGCCGCTCGATCACCACGAAGCGCTGGTCGAATCCGACCGCTGCTATTTCTGCTACGATGCGCCGTGCATGAACGCGTGCCCGACCTCGATCGACATTCCGCTGTTCATCCGCCAAATATCGACCGGCAACCCGATCGGTTCGGCCAAGACGATTTTCGACCAGAACATATTGGGTGGCATGTGCGCCCGCGTCTGCCCGACCGAGACGCTTTGCGAAGAGGTCTGCGTGCGCGAGGTGGCGGAAGGCAAGCCGGTGCAGATCGGCCGCCTGCAGCGATATGCCACCGATGTCGCGATGGCCGAGCACAAGCAGTTTTATTCGCGCGCTGAATCGACCGGCAAGTCGGTCGCCGTGGTCGGCGCCGGTCCGGCCGGTCTAGCCGCGGCGCACCGGCTCGCCCGCCATGGCCACGAGGTGACCATACTGGAAGCCCGCCTGAAGGCCGGCGGCCTCAACGAATACGGCATCGCCGCCTACAAGAGCATCGACAATTTCGCCCAGGCCGAGGTCGACTATGTCACGGGGATCGGCGGCATCGATATCCAGAACGGCAGGGCGCTCGGCCGCGACTACCGGCTGTCGGACCTGATCCGGAATTACGATGCCGTCTTCCTCGGCATGGGGCTTGGCGGCGTCAATGCGCTGCGCGCCGATGGCGAGGAGGCCGGTGGCGTCGTCAATGCAGTCGAATTCATCGCCGAACTGCGCCAGGCCAGCGATCTCGCGAGCCTGCCGGTTGGCCGGCGCGTCGTCGTCATCGGCGGCGGCATGACGGCGATCGACGCCGCCGTGCAGTCGAAGCTGCTCGGCGCCGAGGAGGTGACGATCTGCTACCGGCGCGGCCAGGAACACATGAACGCTTCCGAGTTCGAGCAGGATCTGGCAGCCGCCAACGGCGTCACCATCCGCCACTGGCTGCAGCCGAAGCGGGTCATTGTCGAAGGTGGCAAAGTGTCGGGGATCGAGCTCGAATACACCGCGATGAACGGCGACAGTCTTGTCGGCACCGGCGAGCGGCTGACGCTGACCGCCGACCAGGTGTTCAAGGCAATCGGCCAGAGCTTTGTGCCGGCGGCACTTAACGGCAGCGGTGCTGCGATCGAACTCGAGGCCGGCCGCATCAAGGTCGATGCGGAAGGGCGCACCTCGCTCGCCAATGTCTGGGCGGGCGGCGACTGCATTTTTGGCGGTGACGATTTGACGGTTTCGGCCGTGGCGCAAGGCCGCGATGCGGCGGAGAGCATCAACCGGAGTCTGACACAGGGATAG
- a CDS encoding methyltransferase domain-containing protein, producing MASVESGIARHYDVSDLEQHILAVLADTGVEIAHLRAGDLEAVDEFHIGGIAATRELIGQMGLKPGARLLDIGSGVGGPARFAANNAGADVTGIDLTQSYVDIATSLSKRVGMADKVRFVQGSALDMPFSNKSFDTAMILHVGMNLPDKKKLMSEAARVLKPGGVFAVYDVMRLKAGALTYPLPWASDESMSFVATPDDYRSAAAAAGFSVTAERPRGAFAIEFFDTIRARMAAAQAEGKKPPPGVNLIMGENAGTKIGNLTPALKGGILAPVEMLLRLG from the coding sequence ATGGCCTCAGTGGAATCGGGCATCGCCCGTCACTACGACGTCTCGGATCTTGAGCAGCACATTCTTGCCGTGCTCGCCGATACCGGCGTGGAAATTGCCCATCTACGCGCTGGCGATCTCGAAGCGGTCGACGAGTTCCACATTGGCGGTATCGCCGCCACCAGGGAACTCATCGGCCAGATGGGTTTGAAGCCGGGGGCCAGGCTGCTCGACATTGGTTCCGGCGTGGGTGGTCCAGCCCGCTTCGCCGCCAACAATGCCGGCGCCGATGTCACCGGCATTGATCTGACGCAAAGCTATGTCGACATTGCGACCAGCCTTTCGAAGCGGGTGGGAATGGCCGACAAAGTCCGGTTCGTGCAGGGCAGCGCGCTGGACATGCCGTTCAGCAACAAAAGCTTTGATACGGCCATGATCCTGCATGTCGGCATGAATCTTCCCGACAAGAAAAAGCTGATGAGCGAGGCGGCGCGTGTGCTCAAGCCGGGCGGCGTCTTTGCCGTCTACGATGTGATGCGGCTCAAGGCAGGTGCGCTGACCTATCCGCTGCCATGGGCATCCGACGAGAGCATGTCCTTCGTTGCCACGCCCGACGACTATCGTTCGGCTGCCGCCGCCGCGGGGTTCTCTGTAACCGCCGAGCGCCCTCGTGGCGCCTTCGCCATCGAATTTTTCGACACGATACGGGCGCGCATGGCTGCGGCGCAGGCGGAAGGAAAAAAGCCGCCGCCTGGCGTTAATCTTATCATGGGCGAGAACGCCGGCACCAAGATCGGCAATCTCACCCCCGCGCTTAAAGGCGGCATTCTCGCACCCGTGGAAATGCTCCTTCGTCTCGGTTGA
- the preA gene encoding NAD-dependent dihydropyrimidine dehydrogenase subunit PreA: MADIRNNFVGIKSPNPFWLASAPPTDKAYNVIRAFKAGWGGVVWKTLGEEGPPVVNVNGPRYGAIWGADRRLLGLNNIELITDRDLQVNLREIKQVKKDWPDRAIVVSLMVPCVEESWKAILPVVEETEADGIELNFGCPHGMSERGMGAAVGQVPEYIEMVVRWCKANTRMPVITKLTPNITDVRKPARAALSGGTDAVSLINTINSITGVDLDSFAPQPTIDGKGSHGGYCGPAVKPIAMNMVAEIARDPETRGLPISGIGGITTWRDAAEFMALGAGNVQVCTAAMTYGFKIVQEMIAGLENWMDEKGHASLNDIVGRATPNVTDWQYLNLNYIAKAHIDQDACIKCGRCHIACEDTSHQAITNMVDGVRHFEVIEAECVGCNLCVNVCPVENCITMEPLAAGVMDQRTGKPVSPVYANWTTHPNNPMAKVAAE; encoded by the coding sequence ATGGCAGACATCCGCAACAATTTCGTCGGCATCAAATCGCCCAATCCGTTCTGGCTGGCTTCGGCGCCGCCGACCGACAAGGCCTACAATGTCATCCGCGCCTTCAAGGCGGGCTGGGGCGGCGTCGTGTGGAAGACGCTGGGAGAAGAAGGTCCGCCGGTGGTCAACGTCAACGGCCCGCGTTATGGCGCGATCTGGGGGGCGGACCGGCGCCTGCTCGGCCTCAACAATATCGAGCTGATCACCGACCGCGATTTGCAGGTCAATCTGCGCGAGATCAAGCAGGTCAAGAAGGATTGGCCCGACCGCGCCATCGTCGTCTCACTGATGGTGCCATGCGTCGAGGAAAGCTGGAAGGCGATCCTGCCGGTGGTCGAGGAGACCGAAGCCGACGGCATCGAGCTCAATTTCGGCTGCCCGCACGGCATGTCGGAACGCGGCATGGGCGCTGCTGTCGGCCAGGTGCCGGAATATATCGAAATGGTGGTGCGCTGGTGCAAGGCCAACACCCGCATGCCTGTCATCACCAAGCTGACGCCGAATATCACCGATGTGCGCAAGCCGGCGCGCGCCGCACTCTCCGGCGGAACCGACGCGGTGTCGCTGATCAACACCATCAACTCGATCACCGGCGTCGACCTCGATAGCTTCGCCCCGCAGCCGACCATCGACGGCAAGGGCTCGCATGGCGGCTATTGCGGCCCGGCGGTGAAGCCGATCGCCATGAACATGGTGGCCGAGATCGCCCGCGATCCGGAAACGCGCGGCCTGCCGATCTCCGGCATTGGCGGCATCACCACCTGGCGCGATGCGGCTGAATTCATGGCGCTCGGCGCCGGCAATGTGCAGGTGTGCACGGCGGCGATGACATACGGCTTCAAGATCGTGCAGGAGATGATCGCCGGTCTCGAAAACTGGATGGACGAGAAAGGCCACGCCTCGCTCAACGACATTGTCGGCCGCGCCACGCCCAACGTCACCGACTGGCAGTATCTCAACCTCAATTACATCGCCAAGGCGCATATCGACCAGGACGCCTGCATCAAATGCGGCCGCTGCCACATCGCCTGCGAGGACACTTCGCACCAGGCGATCACCAACATGGTCGACGGCGTCAGGCATTTCGAGGTGATCGAGGCCGAATGCGTCGGCTGCAATCTGTGCGTCAATGTCTGCCCGGTCGAGAACTGCATCACCATGGAGCCGCTGGCCGCCGGCGTGATGGACCAGCGCACCGGCAAGCCGGTGTCGCCGGTCTATGCCAATTGGACGACACACCCGAACAACCCGATGGCCAAGGTGGCTGCGGAGTAG
- a CDS encoding Rrf2 family transcriptional regulator, whose translation MKLGEGVEAAIHCAATLASVEGNSTMPGAALAESFGLSPSYLLKHLNQLTAARILESVPGPAGGYRLARPAERITLLDIVLAVEGREPAFRCGEIRQRGPVKIDASAYVKPCGINAAMLKAERAYRAALAETRLSDIVADYKAEGDPRSFAASCAFVARHQRPQKPASTKQI comes from the coding sequence GTGAAGCTGGGCGAGGGTGTAGAAGCGGCCATCCATTGCGCGGCCACACTGGCCAGCGTGGAGGGCAACAGCACGATGCCGGGTGCTGCTTTGGCAGAGTCCTTCGGCCTGTCGCCGAGCTATCTGCTGAAACATCTGAACCAGCTGACTGCTGCGCGCATCCTGGAATCGGTACCGGGACCGGCGGGCGGCTACCGGCTGGCTCGTCCGGCCGAGCGCATCACGCTGCTCGATATCGTGCTTGCGGTCGAAGGCCGTGAGCCGGCCTTCCGCTGCGGCGAGATCCGCCAGCGCGGTCCGGTCAAGATCGATGCTTCGGCCTATGTGAAGCCGTGCGGCATCAATGCCGCGATGCTGAAGGCCGAGCGCGCCTATCGCGCGGCCCTCGCGGAAACCCGGTTGTCCGACATCGTGGCTGATTACAAGGCCGAAGGCGATCCGCGATCGTTTGCCGCCAGCTGTGCCTTTGTCGCGCGCCATCAGCGGCCGCAGAAACCCGCTTCGACCAAACAGATTTAA
- a CDS encoding carboxymuconolactone decarboxylase family protein, with translation MKQRLQFFAKAPEIMKAVSALNKAVDECGLEVSLLHLIKLRASQINGCSYCVEMHSREARRDGETETRLYLVSAWKESPLFSERERAALAWTEATTLIANNVVSDELYARTLEHFSEEELVKLSVAIGMINTWNRLCIPFHAIHPMPAAKAA, from the coding sequence ATGAAACAGAGACTGCAATTCTTCGCCAAGGCGCCTGAGATCATGAAAGCCGTGTCGGCGCTCAACAAGGCGGTCGACGAATGCGGGCTTGAAGTGAGCCTGCTGCATTTGATCAAGCTCCGCGCCTCGCAGATCAATGGCTGCTCCTACTGCGTCGAGATGCACAGCCGCGAGGCGAGGCGCGATGGCGAAACCGAGACACGGCTCTATCTGGTTTCGGCCTGGAAGGAATCGCCGCTGTTTTCCGAGCGCGAACGCGCGGCGCTTGCCTGGACCGAGGCAACGACCCTGATCGCCAACAATGTCGTTTCGGACGAACTCTATGCCCGCACGCTAGAGCACTTCTCGGAAGAGGAACTGGTCAAGCTGTCGGTCGCGATCGGCATGATCAACACCTGGAACCGGCTCTGCATCCCGTTCCACGCCATTCACCCGATGCCGGCTGCCAAAGCAGCCTGA
- a CDS encoding DoxX family protein, protein MPVDLPSTLLFLGRLLLGGAFVDAGLRNVQNEAFLTGLMAARGVPQARLALWAGIVLQTIAGALVMAGLWTAIASAVLVLFLIVATPMFHNFWDHQGPDRASRINGFVGNVALAGGFLTLIAQSL, encoded by the coding sequence ATGCCTGTCGATTTGCCTTCGACCCTGTTGTTTCTCGGCCGCCTGTTGCTTGGCGGCGCCTTCGTTGACGCGGGACTGCGCAATGTTCAAAACGAGGCGTTCCTGACCGGGCTGATGGCCGCGCGCGGCGTGCCGCAGGCGAGATTGGCGTTGTGGGCCGGCATCGTCCTGCAGACCATTGCCGGCGCGCTGGTGATGGCCGGCCTGTGGACCGCGATCGCCAGTGCTGTGCTGGTGCTGTTTCTCATTGTCGCGACGCCGATGTTCCACAATTTCTGGGACCATCAGGGCCCGGACCGGGCCTCGCGCATCAACGGCTTCGTCGGCAACGTCGCCCTGGCCGGAGGCTTTCTCACGCTGATCGCACAGTCGCTGTAA
- a CDS encoding SDR family oxidoreductase: protein MTGKIEHTVVIGGSSGIGLATARKLLGPGMKVTITGRSQDKLTRAWKSLGGAAEKAAFDASKPDEVRHFFGELGPFDHLVLAASGGKGLGPFETLDLSDIAGGVDEKVRPQLSCLQAALPTLNRSGSVTFISAVSAQLSAPGVAGIAAVNGMLLTVVPILAVELKPLRVNVVAPGVIDTPWWDFLAEDQRQAVFSEYAGKTPVGRIGRAEDVAGAIAFLVSNGFMTGQVLTCDGGLRFAA from the coding sequence ATGACCGGCAAGATCGAACACACGGTCGTCATCGGCGGCTCATCCGGCATCGGCCTGGCGACGGCGCGAAAACTGCTAGGCCCAGGCATGAAGGTGACCATCACCGGACGAAGCCAGGACAAGCTCACCCGCGCCTGGAAGAGCCTCGGCGGCGCCGCCGAAAAAGCTGCCTTCGATGCTTCGAAGCCGGACGAAGTCCGCCATTTCTTTGGGGAACTCGGACCGTTCGATCACCTCGTGCTGGCTGCCAGCGGCGGCAAGGGACTTGGGCCGTTCGAAACCCTCGATCTCTCAGACATCGCCGGCGGCGTCGACGAGAAAGTCAGGCCGCAGCTGTCCTGTTTGCAGGCTGCCTTGCCGACGCTCAACAGATCGGGATCGGTCACTTTCATCTCGGCGGTGTCGGCACAATTGTCGGCGCCCGGCGTGGCTGGCATTGCCGCCGTCAACGGCATGCTGTTGACGGTGGTGCCGATCCTGGCGGTCGAACTGAAGCCGCTGCGCGTCAATGTCGTTGCCCCCGGCGTCATCGACACGCCATGGTGGGATTTCCTGGCCGAAGACCAGCGGCAGGCGGTGTTCAGCGAATATGCCGGCAAAACCCCGGTGGGCAGGATCGGCCGCGCCGAAGACGTCGCCGGCGCAATCGCCTTTCTCGTCTCCAACGGCTTCATGACCGGCCAGGTGCTGACCTGCGATGGCGGTTTGCGCTTCGCGGCGTGA
- a CDS encoding helix-turn-helix transcriptional regulator: MDAPTHSAEDSRRRELGAFLRSRRERLTPSATGIATGLRRRTPGLRREEVAMIAGVGTTWYTWLEQGREVRPSVEVLAALSEALRLDPVERRHLFILAGRQQPENRVAAPEKVDGPLMHMLESLVLQPAYVVGRRWDVLAWNPAAVAVFGDYGLLEGDARNIVHMVFTNPHHRRLLVDWEQLARTVLASFRAESARYVGDADFERLIVLMTRSSPEFRDWWPQRDVARRLSGVKHVRHPRAGAMTFEHMSLSIDDGSDMKLIVYTPLAEQNSIEKLQNLLEAMPAERRSA, from the coding sequence ATGGATGCTCCCACGCACTCCGCTGAAGACAGCCGCCGGCGCGAGCTTGGCGCCTTCCTGCGCTCGCGCCGCGAAAGATTGACGCCGTCCGCCACCGGCATCGCGACCGGCCTGCGGAGACGCACGCCAGGCTTGCGTCGCGAGGAAGTGGCGATGATCGCCGGCGTCGGCACCACCTGGTACACATGGCTGGAGCAGGGGCGCGAGGTCAGACCCTCGGTGGAGGTGCTAGCGGCGCTCAGCGAAGCGCTGCGCCTCGACCCCGTTGAAAGGCGGCATCTGTTCATCCTGGCAGGCCGCCAGCAACCGGAGAACCGCGTGGCTGCGCCGGAAAAGGTCGATGGCCCGCTGATGCATATGCTGGAGAGCCTGGTGCTGCAGCCGGCCTATGTCGTCGGGCGGCGCTGGGATGTGCTGGCCTGGAATCCGGCGGCGGTAGCGGTGTTCGGTGATTATGGCCTGCTAGAGGGCGACGCCCGCAACATCGTCCACATGGTGTTCACCAATCCGCATCACCGGCGCCTGCTGGTTGACTGGGAGCAATTGGCGCGCACCGTGCTGGCCTCGTTTCGGGCGGAAAGCGCCCGCTATGTGGGCGATGCGGATTTCGAGCGGCTGATCGTGCTTATGACGCGCTCAAGTCCGGAGTTTCGCGACTGGTGGCCGCAACGCGACGTGGCACGCCGATTGTCGGGGGTGAAACATGTCCGACATCCGAGAGCCGGCGCCATGACGTTCGAGCATATGAGCCTGTCGATCGACGACGGCTCGGACATGAAGCTGATCGTCTACACGCCGCTGGCCGAACAGAATTCGATTGAGAAGCTGCAGAATTTGCTTGAGGCGATGCCGGCGGAGCGCCGCAGCGCCTGA
- a CDS encoding TetR family transcriptional regulator C-terminal domain-containing protein: MEGSAPRRTRIQQEKRELILEAALEVFSTNGFRGSTIDQIAEAAGMSKPNLLYYFRRKEDIHETLMERLLATWLAPLRELDDIGDPLTELRSYIRRKLEMARDFPRESRLFANEILQGAPRIMPLLAGELKTLVDEKANVIKGWMRAGKIARTDPWHLIFSIWATTQHYADFDVQVRAVLGPDRGSDGRFEDAARFLEQLFIDGLKPKG; encoded by the coding sequence ATGGAAGGCTCAGCCCCTCGCCGCACCCGCATCCAGCAGGAAAAGCGTGAACTGATCCTGGAAGCAGCGCTCGAAGTCTTCTCCACCAACGGCTTTCGCGGCTCGACCATCGACCAGATCGCCGAGGCCGCGGGGATGTCGAAGCCGAACCTGCTCTATTATTTCCGCCGCAAGGAAGACATCCACGAAACGCTGATGGAGCGGCTGCTGGCGACGTGGCTGGCGCCGCTACGTGAACTCGACGACATCGGCGACCCCCTGACCGAGCTCAGGAGCTACATCCGGCGCAAGCTCGAAATGGCGCGTGATTTTCCCAGGGAGAGCCGGCTGTTCGCCAACGAGATCCTGCAAGGCGCGCCGCGCATCATGCCGCTGCTGGCGGGTGAGCTGAAAACGCTGGTCGACGAGAAGGCCAACGTCATCAAGGGCTGGATGCGCGCAGGAAAAATCGCCCGCACCGATCCCTGGCACCTGATCTTTTCGATCTGGGCGACGACGCAGCACTATGCCGATTTCGATGTCCAGGTCCGCGCGGTGCTCGGGCCCGACCGCGGCAGCGACGGCCGCTTCGAGGATGCGGCGCGGTTTCTGGAGCAGTTGTTCATTGATGGGCTGAAGCCGAAGGGCTGA
- a CDS encoding aspartate aminotransferase family protein, which produces MSNRLKVTPNDLSAFWMPFTANRQFKQAPRMFVSAKDMHYTTSDGRKVLDGTAGLWCVNAGHCRPKITEAIQHQAAELDYAPAFQMGHPIVFELANRLVDLAPKGMDHVFFTNSGSESVETALKMAIAYHRVKGEGARTRLIGRERGYHGVNFGGISVGGIVTNRKMFGTLLGGVDHMPHTHLPEKNAFSKGVPEYGAELANELERIVALHDASTIAAVIVEPVAGSTGVILPPKGYLQKLREICTKHGILLIFDEVITGFGRLGAPFAADYFGVTPDIMTTAKGVSNGVIPMGAVFVKKEIHDAFMTGPEHMIEFFHGYTYSGNPIACAAALGTLDTYKEEGLLTRGEELAPYWEDALHSLKDEPHVIDIRNIGLIGAIELAPIAGSPTKRAFSAFVKAFERGALIRTTGDIIALSPPLIITKGQINELIDHVREVLRAID; this is translated from the coding sequence ATGTCCAACCGGCTGAAAGTCACGCCGAACGATCTCAGCGCATTCTGGATGCCGTTCACGGCAAACCGGCAGTTCAAACAGGCGCCGCGCATGTTCGTGTCCGCCAAGGACATGCACTACACCACCAGCGACGGCCGCAAGGTGCTCGATGGCACCGCCGGCCTCTGGTGCGTCAATGCCGGCCATTGCCGTCCCAAGATCACCGAGGCGATCCAGCACCAGGCGGCCGAACTCGACTATGCGCCGGCCTTCCAGATGGGCCACCCCATCGTGTTCGAGCTGGCCAACCGCCTGGTCGATCTCGCGCCCAAGGGCATGGACCATGTCTTCTTTACCAATTCCGGTTCGGAATCGGTCGAAACGGCGCTGAAGATGGCGATCGCCTATCACCGTGTGAAGGGCGAGGGCGCGCGCACCCGCCTGATCGGCCGCGAACGCGGCTATCACGGCGTCAATTTCGGCGGTATCTCGGTCGGCGGCATCGTCACCAACCGCAAGATGTTCGGCACGCTGCTCGGCGGCGTCGACCACATGCCGCACACGCATCTGCCGGAAAAGAACGCCTTCTCCAAGGGCGTGCCGGAATATGGCGCGGAACTCGCCAACGAGCTGGAGCGCATCGTTGCCCTGCATGACGCCTCGACCATCGCCGCCGTCATCGTCGAACCGGTCGCCGGCTCCACCGGCGTCATCCTGCCGCCGAAGGGCTATCTGCAGAAACTGCGCGAAATCTGCACCAAGCACGGCATCCTCTTGATCTTCGACGAGGTTATCACCGGTTTCGGCCGTCTCGGCGCGCCGTTCGCAGCGGATTATTTCGGCGTCACGCCCGACATCATGACCACCGCCAAGGGCGTCTCCAACGGCGTCATCCCGATGGGCGCGGTGTTCGTGAAGAAGGAAATCCACGACGCCTTCATGACCGGCCCCGAGCACATGATCGAGTTCTTCCACGGCTACACCTATTCGGGCAATCCGATTGCGTGCGCCGCGGCACTCGGCACGCTCGACACCTACAAGGAAGAGGGCCTGCTGACCCGCGGCGAGGAACTGGCGCCCTACTGGGAAGATGCGCTGCATTCGCTGAAGGACGAGCCGCATGTCATCGACATCAGGAATATCGGCCTGATCGGCGCGATCGAACTGGCGCCGATCGCCGGCAGCCCGACCAAGCGGGCCTTCTCGGCCTTCGTCAAGGCGTTCGAGCGCGGCGCGCTGATCCGCACCACCGGCGACATCATCGCGCTGTCGCCGCCACTGATCATCACCAAGGGCCAGATCAACGAATTGATCGACCATGTCAGAGAAGTGCTGAGGGCGATCGACTAA
- a CDS encoding Zn-dependent hydrolase encodes MAAPGENLRINSDRLWDSIMEMAKIGPGIAGGNNRQTVTDEDGEGRHLFKRWCEAAGLEMGLDEMGTMFARREGADPSLPPVYVGSHLDTQPTGGKYDGVLGVLGGLEIIRSLNDLGIQTRHPIVVTNWTNEEGSRFAPAMMASGVFAGVLDQADVYQHTDKQGRKFGEELERIGWKGTEKVGDRKIHAFFELHIEQGPILEDEGIDIGVVTHGQGLKWLQVTLTGKEAHTGSTPMPKRRNAGLGMARVIELVHEIAMDYQPDAVGAVGHMEVFPNSRNIIAGRTVFTIDIRSPEKEVLDAMDGRIREGIDTICEALDIQYKVEQVGAFDPVTFDAGCVKAIRDAADRLGYSHRNIVSGAGHDACWINRVAPTAMVMCPCVDGLSHNEAEEITKEWAGAGADVLFHAVVETAGIVA; translated from the coding sequence ATGGCCGCCCCAGGCGAGAATCTGCGAATCAATTCAGACCGTTTGTGGGATTCCATCATGGAGATGGCGAAGATCGGCCCCGGTATTGCCGGCGGCAACAATCGCCAGACCGTGACCGACGAGGACGGCGAGGGACGGCATCTGTTCAAGCGCTGGTGCGAGGCGGCCGGGCTCGAAATGGGGCTCGACGAAATGGGCACCATGTTTGCCCGCCGGGAAGGCGCTGATCCCAGCCTGCCGCCGGTTTATGTCGGCAGCCACCTCGACACGCAGCCGACCGGCGGCAAATATGACGGCGTGCTCGGCGTGCTCGGCGGGCTGGAGATTATTCGCTCGCTTAACGATCTCGGCATCCAGACCAGGCATCCGATCGTCGTTACCAACTGGACCAATGAGGAAGGCTCGCGCTTTGCCCCGGCGATGATGGCGTCCGGCGTGTTCGCCGGTGTGCTCGATCAGGCGGACGTGTATCAGCACACTGATAAACAGGGCAGGAAATTTGGCGAGGAACTGGAGCGCATCGGCTGGAAAGGCACCGAGAAAGTCGGTGATCGCAAGATCCACGCCTTCTTCGAACTGCATATTGAGCAGGGGCCGATCCTCGAGGACGAAGGCATCGACATTGGCGTCGTCACCCACGGCCAGGGCCTGAAATGGCTGCAGGTAACGCTGACCGGCAAGGAGGCGCATACCGGCTCGACCCCGATGCCCAAGCGCCGTAATGCCGGGCTCGGCATGGCTCGGGTCATCGAACTGGTGCACGAGATCGCCATGGACTACCAGCCCGACGCCGTCGGCGCGGTCGGCCACATGGAAGTGTTTCCGAACTCGCGCAACATCATCGCCGGGCGCACCGTCTTCACCATCGACATCCGCTCGCCCGAGAAGGAAGTGCTGGACGCGATGGATGGGCGCATACGCGAAGGCATCGACACGATCTGTGAGGCGCTCGACATCCAGTACAAGGTCGAGCAGGTCGGCGCTTTCGATCCGGTCACCTTCGATGCCGGCTGCGTCAAGGCGATCCGCGACGCCGCCGATCGGCTCGGCTATTCCCACCGCAACATCGTCTCCGGCGCCGGCCACGACGCCTGCTGGATCAACCGCGTCGCGCCGACCGCCATGGTGATGTGCCCCTGCGTTGACGGGTTGTCACACAACGAGGCCGAGGAAATCACCAAGGAATGGGCCGGCGCCGGCGCCGACGTGCTGTTTCATGCGGTGGTGGAGACGGCGGGGATCGTGGCGTGA